Proteins from one Prosthecobacter sp. genomic window:
- a CDS encoding metal ABC transporter substrate-binding protein has product MKTILAAFALSLAIGQAAPLKVASLHPIVADLARQVGGANVEVIEILKPGGDIHHFEPAPKDIAAMRGSKLLLASGKELETYLDKLRDSLGASIKLVEVGEKIPSIPYVCNHDHGDGDHDHHHGQFDPHWWHSAENMKRAARIVADELSAADPANAAAYEAGAKAASKRFGELKVWAQKEIAKISRADRKLVTAHAAFGYFCKEFGFEPISLLGVGRSDDADSKHVAETIAEIREHGIKAVFPEDQANPKVLAEIARSTGVKIGDPLIADGTAKTAHTFETMLAHNVRALVAALAPAK; this is encoded by the coding sequence ATGAAAACCATCCTCGCAGCTTTTGCGCTGTCTCTCGCCATCGGTCAGGCCGCTCCTCTCAAAGTCGCCTCGCTGCATCCCATCGTGGCCGATCTCGCCCGGCAGGTCGGCGGCGCGAATGTCGAAGTCATCGAAATCCTCAAGCCTGGCGGTGACATCCATCACTTTGAGCCAGCACCAAAGGACATCGCCGCGATGCGTGGCTCCAAATTGCTGCTCGCCTCCGGCAAGGAACTCGAAACCTACCTCGACAAGCTGCGCGACAGCCTCGGCGCTAGCATCAAGCTCGTCGAAGTCGGCGAAAAAATCCCCTCCATCCCTTACGTCTGCAATCACGATCACGGCGATGGCGACCATGATCACCATCACGGCCAGTTTGACCCGCACTGGTGGCACAGCGCCGAAAACATGAAGCGCGCCGCCCGCATCGTGGCCGATGAACTCAGCGCCGCCGATCCCGCGAACGCCGCTGCTTACGAAGCCGGTGCCAAGGCCGCCTCCAAGCGCTTCGGCGAACTCAAAGTCTGGGCGCAGAAGGAAATCGCCAAGATCTCCCGTGCAGACCGCAAACTCGTCACCGCGCATGCCGCCTTCGGTTACTTTTGCAAAGAGTTCGGCTTTGAACCCATCTCCCTCCTCGGTGTCGGTCGCAGCGACGATGCCGACTCGAAACACGTCGCCGAAACCATCGCGGAAATCCGCGAGCATGGCATCAAGGCCGTCTTCCCTGAAGACCAGGCCAATCCCAAAGTTCTCGCCGAGATCGCCCGCAGCACTGGCGTGAAGATTGGCGATCCGCTCATCGCTGACGGCACCGCCAAGACCGCGCACACCTTTGAAACGATGCTCGCGCACAACGTCCGCGCCCTCGTCGCTGCTCTTGCTCCCGCGAAATAA
- the dacB gene encoding D-alanyl-D-alanine carboxypeptidase/D-alanyl-D-alanine-endopeptidase, giving the protein MKNVLIILLLLALAASLFLPREVVPPKIETPPLPRFPGIVALLKEARANPALAGAAIGFCLINAQGEVVMEDNAQTAFIPASSLKTLTTATALEVLGPDFRFTTTLKSTAPMKDGTIAGDLVIVGGGDPMLAMADLQAWAADLKKRGLKRITGRVRGDASLFSGSLYGDFWNWGDIGNGYGSGVSGLNLNHNRYILVFRAGAAVGTPAELLGISTELPAIAWKNEVTTGPTGSGDGVVIHGGESTTKVHLRGTVPLGAAKFQVTGAVPDPERFIAHHFSRVLVTAGIQINEAASGNNKPEHELLKHESPSLTDIVTSIHATSDNHETECVFRMLGLKAGKAPDVVIREHWKPRGLDFIGLRMEDGCGLARADFIRPLDLACLQFLAGKGPQGAVYKASLLSKDGLRWKGGAMSGVRTVTGYVTGKSGEEFCFAFMVNHYADGKVVSELNQRLTDAMLGL; this is encoded by the coding sequence GTGAAGAATGTCCTGATCATCCTGCTTCTCCTGGCGCTCGCGGCTTCGCTGTTCCTGCCTCGCGAAGTTGTACCGCCGAAAATCGAAACGCCGCCACTGCCGCGTTTTCCCGGCATTGTCGCCTTGTTGAAGGAGGCGCGTGCCAATCCTGCGCTCGCCGGTGCTGCCATCGGCTTCTGCCTCATCAATGCGCAGGGCGAGGTGGTGATGGAGGACAATGCTCAAACCGCCTTCATTCCCGCCTCCAGCCTCAAAACGCTCACCACCGCCACCGCCCTCGAAGTTCTTGGTCCTGATTTCCGCTTCACCACCACGCTCAAATCCACCGCGCCCATGAAGGACGGCACGATCGCAGGTGATCTCGTTATTGTCGGCGGCGGTGATCCGATGCTGGCGATGGCAGATTTGCAGGCGTGGGCAGCGGACTTGAAAAAACGCGGGCTGAAACGAATCACGGGCCGCGTTCGTGGCGATGCGAGCCTCTTTTCTGGCAGTCTTTACGGCGACTTCTGGAACTGGGGTGACATCGGCAACGGCTACGGCAGCGGGGTGTCCGGCCTCAATCTCAATCACAATCGCTACATTCTCGTGTTTCGCGCTGGAGCAGCCGTCGGCACTCCTGCGGAGCTGCTTGGTATCAGCACCGAGCTTCCTGCAATTGCCTGGAAGAATGAAGTGACCACCGGACCCACCGGTTCCGGGGACGGCGTGGTCATTCATGGCGGTGAAAGCACCACGAAGGTCCACCTGCGTGGCACGGTGCCCCTCGGGGCCGCGAAGTTTCAAGTGACCGGAGCCGTGCCTGATCCCGAACGTTTCATCGCGCATCACTTCAGCCGGGTGCTCGTGACGGCAGGCATCCAAATCAATGAAGCAGCTAGCGGGAACAACAAACCCGAGCACGAACTGCTGAAACACGAGTCGCCATCCTTGACCGATATCGTCACCAGCATCCACGCCACTTCCGACAATCACGAAACCGAGTGCGTCTTCCGCATGCTGGGCTTGAAGGCCGGCAAAGCGCCCGATGTCGTGATTCGCGAGCATTGGAAGCCGCGCGGGCTCGATTTCATCGGCCTGCGCATGGAGGACGGTTGCGGCCTGGCTCGCGCTGACTTCATCCGCCCGCTCGATCTCGCGTGTTTACAGTTTCTCGCTGGCAAAGGTCCGCAGGGAGCCGTCTACAAGGCATCGCTGCTGTCCAAAGACGGCCTGCGCTGGAAGGGCGGCGCGATGTCCGGCGTGCGAACGGTCACTGGCTATGTCACGGGCAAATCTGGCGAAGAGTTCTGCTTCGCCTTCATGGTGAATCACTACGCCGATGGCAAAGTCGTTTCCGAACTCAACCAGCGGCTGACGGATGCGATGCTGGGGCTGTAG
- a CDS encoding metal ABC transporter ATP-binding protein codes for MTAAASHVKTKEHVCWGGGGKHTHHHRLEVVDLSVHYQEVHALENIRFATECGRSMALIGPNGAGKSTLLKSLAGLIPGDSGKILWRGKPLTRSSHEIAYLPQRGDIDWNFPITVRGLVEMGRYPNLGWWRQYSRHDAEIVERALTSMELRDLQDRQISALSGGQQQRAFIARALAQEAHVLLLDEPFTGLDKPAQENLSRLFKELTAEGRLLIASHHDLQTVTGNFDDILLIRRHQVAFGPVADAFTPANVASAYDNPDQASSN; via the coding sequence ATGACCGCCGCAGCCTCCCATGTCAAAACCAAGGAACACGTCTGTTGGGGCGGTGGTGGCAAACACACGCATCATCATCGTCTCGAAGTCGTTGATTTGAGCGTGCATTACCAGGAGGTGCATGCCTTGGAAAACATTCGCTTCGCCACCGAATGCGGTCGCAGCATGGCCCTCATCGGACCCAACGGCGCAGGCAAAAGCACCCTGCTTAAATCCCTCGCCGGACTTATCCCCGGTGACAGCGGCAAGATTCTCTGGCGCGGCAAGCCGCTCACCCGCAGCAGCCACGAAATCGCCTACTTGCCGCAGCGTGGCGACATCGACTGGAACTTCCCCATCACCGTGCGCGGCCTAGTCGAAATGGGCCGTTACCCGAATCTCGGCTGGTGGCGGCAATATTCGCGTCACGATGCCGAGATCGTCGAACGCGCGCTCACCAGCATGGAACTGCGCGATCTGCAGGACCGCCAGATCAGCGCCCTTTCCGGCGGTCAGCAGCAGCGCGCCTTCATCGCCCGTGCGCTCGCTCAAGAGGCTCACGTTCTGCTGCTCGACGAGCCCTTCACCGGCCTCGACAAGCCCGCGCAGGAAAACCTGAGCCGTCTCTTCAAAGAACTTACTGCCGAAGGCCGCCTGCTCATCGCGAGCCATCACGATCTGCAAACCGTTACCGGCAACTTCGACGACATCCTCCTCATTCGCCGCCATCAAGTCGCCTTCGGCCCTGTCGCCGACGCCTTCACGCCCGCGAATGTCGCCAGCGCCTACGACAACCCGGATCAAGCATCCAGCAACTAG
- a CDS encoding LacI family DNA-binding transcriptional regulator encodes MSRPTLNDIARALGVSKMTVSRALRGEKHVEVELREKIVRTAEKLGYRPDPDIAKLMTHMRRTRRAAAPRTLAFIWAEREADEIARSSWSQQLVLGAHRQAKKLGFQLEEFHLAARGMTARRLSSILEARGIPGLILSPLISRSRGHVSIAWDKFSSVVIGLGYARPQLHRVHHHHFLGMMTALRMLKKQGFKRIGFYCGSTINDRMFRAWSASFLAHHPLTKPDELLALRKSPSRTDFLAWIRSAKPEVVIDGGHVVQKWLESVPKVQRPRHITLAWRSDHPEVAGIDQQADVLGAAAIDLLVAQYQQNERGIPEAPKIVMTEGAWRDFKHL; translated from the coding sequence GTGTCCCGTCCTACTTTAAACGACATCGCCCGCGCATTGGGCGTTTCAAAAATGACCGTTTCCCGCGCTCTGCGTGGCGAGAAACATGTGGAGGTGGAGTTGCGAGAAAAAATCGTGCGGACGGCTGAGAAACTCGGCTACCGGCCCGATCCAGACATTGCGAAGCTCATGACGCACATGCGGCGCACGCGACGGGCGGCGGCGCCACGCACGCTGGCCTTCATTTGGGCCGAGCGTGAGGCGGATGAGATCGCGCGGTCATCGTGGTCACAGCAACTCGTCCTCGGTGCGCACAGGCAGGCAAAGAAGCTCGGTTTCCAGCTCGAAGAATTCCATCTCGCCGCACGTGGCATGACGGCGCGGCGGCTTTCGAGCATCCTCGAAGCACGTGGCATTCCCGGACTCATTCTCTCGCCGCTGATCTCGCGCAGTCGCGGGCATGTCTCGATAGCATGGGACAAATTCAGCAGCGTGGTGATTGGTCTCGGCTACGCACGACCGCAACTGCACCGCGTGCATCATCATCACTTCCTCGGCATGATGACGGCCCTGCGCATGCTGAAGAAGCAGGGCTTCAAACGCATCGGCTTCTACTGCGGCAGTACGATCAATGACCGCATGTTCCGTGCGTGGTCAGCCAGTTTTTTGGCGCATCATCCGCTGACGAAACCGGATGAACTGCTGGCGCTGCGCAAATCGCCATCGCGAACGGATTTCCTCGCATGGATTCGCTCAGCGAAGCCGGAAGTGGTCATTGATGGCGGCCATGTCGTCCAAAAATGGCTCGAATCGGTGCCCAAGGTGCAGCGTCCGCGTCACATCACTCTCGCTTGGCGCTCCGATCACCCCGAAGTCGCCGGCATCGATCAGCAGGCCGACGTTCTCGGTGCCGCGGCAATCGATCTGCTCGTGGCGCAGTATCAGCAGAACGAACGCGGTATTCCCGAGGCTCCGAAGATCGTGATGACCGAGGGCGCGTGGCGGGACTTCAAACACCTCTGA
- a CDS encoding restriction endonuclease, whose protein sequence is MSMTTMGAGRSGATTKTTEDSPMDELLFQQESEAPLFVTDINDEVKRFFARHPERLHDLAPRKFEILIADILKDLGFETQLTQATRDGGRDIYAFIRNAATSFLMFVECKKWKDNVGIEIVQRLHGTCTINNADKGMIVTTSFFTEPAKAEHKKIATKMELVDFTKFKDWLMRYK, encoded by the coding sequence ATGAGCATGACGACCATGGGGGCCGGCAGATCAGGGGCCACCACCAAGACAACGGAAGACTCTCCAATGGATGAATTGCTCTTCCAACAAGAGAGCGAGGCTCCTCTCTTTGTGACCGACATCAATGATGAGGTGAAACGTTTCTTTGCCCGTCATCCAGAAAGACTGCATGACCTTGCCCCTCGGAAGTTTGAAATTCTCATCGCCGACATCCTCAAAGATTTAGGGTTCGAAACGCAGCTTACCCAGGCGACGCGAGACGGAGGGCGTGATATTTATGCCTTTATCCGTAACGCCGCGACCAGCTTTCTCATGTTCGTCGAATGCAAAAAATGGAAGGATAACGTCGGCATTGAAATCGTGCAGCGACTGCACGGAACCTGCACAATCAACAACGCCGACAAAGGCATGATCGTGACGACGTCATTCTTCACCGAACCCGCTAAAGCGGAGCACAAGAAAATCGCTACCAAAATGGAGCTGGTGGACTTTACGAAGTTTAAGGATTGGTTGATGCGCTACAAATGA
- a CDS encoding FAD-dependent oxidoreductase — translation MKTALLASLIAFSAAHAQPKWIEAESFTNPGGWVLDTQFIDVMGSPYLMAHGMGKTVKDAETEIELPAGEYTLWARTKNWVGPWDAPGAPGRFEISVNGEKLKHEFGTTGKDWQWEKAGPVKVSGKAKISLHDLTGFDGRVDAIVLSDDAGFTPTTEMRRKMLGLPEKAPETPEYDLVVVGGGYSGMGAAISGARQGLKVAFIQNRPVLGGNGSSEIQVWAMGGTRRGLYPHLGEIVEEFADRASNSPAASPDEFNDKLKEDTVKAEKSIELFLNTHVYGVELHADKKNIRSVIGLDTKSGKETRFVGKLFVDCTGHGSVGALAGAEFMMEEKGRMGMSNMWVMQNLKKPVTWPATPWALPLKLEDFPEPKAMAPVGKKNAANMAGFDLGYTPVPNPEEYLHGEWFWESGFDKHPINDLELIRDHNFRAVYGAVSALKTNLTDKYAQYDLTWLAYIGGPRESRRIVGDMILNGEDMVKGIIHPDGCVPTTWDQDLHYPKEQYAKNFPDNPFISRAEFGKHTDRKNGYPVPYRCFYSKDIGNLFMAGRTISVDRNSLGSTRVMRTCGMMGEVVGKAAWICVRHHTTPRGVYEQYLDILKDLMNKPGAMRRDNLEGDLYLPKNAKKLPDITLSADSIDPKKLEGIVIDDTEAELNGKWAHGEGLKPFVGEYYSYGSEKNASARFAFSVKQTGSYEVRIFFQPHENRGKTTPVSVLSADGEKTVTVNQTKPAPLPQGAYSLGTFKFTAGEEAAVIFRTAGAGGNVHLDAVQVLPAK, via the coding sequence ATGAAAACCGCCCTTCTAGCCTCACTCATCGCTTTTTCCGCTGCGCATGCGCAACCGAAGTGGATCGAAGCCGAATCCTTCACCAATCCCGGAGGCTGGGTGCTGGACACGCAGTTCATTGATGTGATGGGATCGCCTTACCTGATGGCGCATGGCATGGGGAAGACGGTAAAGGACGCGGAGACGGAAATCGAGCTGCCTGCGGGTGAATACACACTTTGGGCGCGCACCAAGAACTGGGTGGGGCCGTGGGATGCGCCGGGGGCTCCGGGACGTTTCGAGATCAGCGTGAATGGCGAGAAGCTGAAGCATGAATTTGGTACCACGGGCAAAGACTGGCAGTGGGAGAAAGCGGGACCGGTCAAAGTGTCCGGCAAAGCCAAGATCTCTTTGCATGACCTCACGGGCTTTGACGGTCGCGTGGACGCCATCGTGTTGAGTGATGACGCGGGCTTCACGCCGACGACGGAGATGCGCAGAAAGATGCTCGGCCTGCCGGAGAAAGCGCCGGAGACGCCGGAGTATGATCTGGTGGTCGTCGGTGGTGGCTATTCCGGCATGGGCGCGGCCATTTCGGGTGCGCGTCAGGGTTTGAAGGTGGCGTTCATTCAAAATCGTCCGGTGCTCGGCGGCAATGGTTCGAGCGAAATCCAGGTGTGGGCGATGGGCGGCACGCGTCGCGGGTTGTATCCGCATCTTGGTGAAATCGTGGAGGAGTTCGCAGATCGCGCGAGCAACAGTCCGGCTGCTTCGCCGGATGAATTCAACGACAAGCTCAAGGAAGACACGGTGAAGGCGGAGAAAAGCATCGAGCTGTTTCTCAACACGCACGTTTATGGCGTCGAGCTGCACGCGGACAAAAAGAACATCCGCAGCGTCATCGGCCTCGACACGAAGAGCGGCAAGGAAACGCGCTTTGTGGGCAAGCTGTTCGTCGATTGCACCGGCCACGGAAGCGTGGGCGCGCTGGCAGGTGCGGAGTTCATGATGGAGGAGAAGGGCCGCATGGGCATGAGCAACATGTGGGTGATGCAGAACCTCAAAAAGCCGGTCACATGGCCTGCCACCCCCTGGGCGCTGCCATTGAAGCTGGAGGACTTCCCGGAGCCGAAAGCCATGGCTCCGGTGGGCAAGAAAAATGCCGCAAACATGGCCGGTTTCGATCTCGGCTACACGCCGGTGCCAAATCCTGAGGAATACCTGCATGGCGAGTGGTTCTGGGAGAGCGGCTTCGACAAGCACCCGATCAACGATCTCGAACTCATCCGCGATCACAACTTCCGCGCCGTCTATGGCGCTGTTTCGGCTCTCAAAACGAATCTGACCGACAAATATGCGCAGTATGACCTCACCTGGCTGGCCTACATCGGCGGACCGCGTGAATCGCGTCGAATCGTCGGCGATATGATCCTCAACGGTGAGGACATGGTGAAAGGCATCATTCATCCCGATGGTTGCGTGCCGACGACCTGGGACCAGGATCTGCATTATCCGAAGGAGCAATATGCGAAGAACTTCCCGGACAATCCCTTCATCAGCCGCGCCGAGTTCGGCAAGCACACGGACCGTAAAAACGGTTATCCCGTGCCTTATCGCTGCTTCTACAGCAAGGACATCGGCAATCTCTTCATGGCGGGCCGCACGATCAGCGTTGATCGCAACTCGCTGGGCAGCACGCGTGTCATGCGCACCTGCGGCATGATGGGCGAGGTCGTGGGCAAGGCCGCGTGGATCTGCGTGCGCCACCACACCACGCCGCGCGGTGTGTATGAGCAGTATCTCGATATTTTGAAGGATCTCATGAACAAGCCTGGCGCGATGCGCCGTGACAACCTCGAAGGCGATCTCTACCTGCCAAAAAACGCTAAAAAGCTCCCCGACATCACCCTTTCTGCCGACAGCATCGACCCGAAGAAGCTCGAAGGCATTGTCATCGACGACACCGAAGCCGAGCTCAACGGCAAGTGGGCGCACGGCGAAGGTTTGAAGCCTTTTGTCGGCGAATACTACAGCTACGGCAGCGAGAAGAACGCCAGCGCACGTTTCGCCTTCAGCGTGAAACAGACGGGCAGCTACGAGGTGCGCATTTTCTTCCAGCCGCATGAGAATCGCGGGAAGACCACTCCGGTGAGCGTGCTCAGCGCCGATGGCGAAAAAACCGTGACGGTGAACCAAACCAAGCCCGCCCCGCTGCCGCAGGGCGCGTACAGCCTGGGCACCTTCAAGTTCACCGCCGGTGAAGAGGCCGCCGTCATCTTCCGCACCGCTGGTGCCGGTGGAAACGTGCATCTCGACGCTGTGCAGGTGCTGCCTGCCAAGTAG
- a CDS encoding protein adenylyltransferase SelO family protein, translating to MPNSSDTLSSPAGWRLDHSYARLPQSFHMRINPTPVSEPKMVVLNRPLAEALGLNTDDLNDAAIFAGNALPPGAEPLAQAYAGHQYVHFTMLGDGRAILLGEQMTPSGARFDIQLKGPGPTPFSRRGDGRAALGPMLREYIISEAMHALGIPTTRSLAVVSTGEKVWRQDGGLPGAVLTRVAASHIRVGTFEYAAARGEKDALQALADHTRQRHYPELEGDYAAFFEAVMERQATLIAQWMHVGFIHGVMNTDNMALSGETIDYGPCAFMDAYDPATVFSSIDRNGRYAYGNQPHIAQWNLARLAEAMLPLFHDDEKQAIEIANEAIGSFEARFKRHWLAGMRAKLGLFTAESDDTALIQSLLEWMQETKADFTNTFRDLTNGRLEPLEWHQRWSERLKRQPQSASDVTDLMRRHNPAFIPRNHKVEEALAAASEHGDLNPMQRLLTVLADPYDHTQDLPEFSEPADSTGYQTFCGT from the coding sequence ATGCCCAACTCATCTGACACACTCAGTTCACCAGCCGGCTGGCGGCTGGATCACTCCTATGCGCGGCTGCCACAGTCGTTTCATATGCGGATCAATCCGACGCCGGTGAGTGAGCCGAAGATGGTGGTGCTGAACCGACCACTGGCGGAGGCTTTGGGACTGAATACGGACGACTTGAACGATGCGGCGATCTTTGCGGGCAATGCGCTGCCGCCGGGTGCGGAACCGCTGGCGCAGGCCTATGCGGGGCATCAATACGTGCATTTCACGATGCTGGGCGATGGACGGGCGATCCTGCTTGGCGAGCAGATGACGCCGAGTGGCGCACGGTTTGACATCCAGCTCAAAGGACCGGGCCCGACGCCGTTTTCGCGTCGTGGGGATGGTCGCGCGGCATTGGGGCCGATGCTGCGGGAATACATCATCAGCGAGGCGATGCATGCGCTGGGCATTCCGACGACGCGCAGCCTCGCGGTTGTCAGCACGGGTGAAAAAGTTTGGCGGCAGGATGGTGGACTGCCCGGCGCGGTGCTCACACGCGTGGCGGCCAGTCACATTCGCGTGGGCACATTTGAGTATGCGGCGGCGCGTGGGGAGAAGGATGCGTTGCAAGCACTCGCGGATCACACGAGGCAGCGACACTACCCCGAGCTTGAAGGTGACTATGCAGCATTCTTTGAGGCCGTGATGGAGCGGCAGGCGACGTTGATCGCGCAGTGGATGCACGTCGGTTTCATTCATGGCGTGATGAACACGGACAACATGGCCCTCAGCGGCGAGACGATCGACTATGGGCCGTGTGCGTTCATGGACGCATATGATCCGGCCACGGTCTTCAGCTCGATTGATCGCAATGGTCGCTACGCGTATGGCAATCAGCCGCACATCGCGCAGTGGAACCTAGCGCGGCTGGCTGAGGCGATGCTGCCGTTGTTTCACGACGATGAAAAACAGGCCATCGAGATCGCGAACGAGGCGATTGGGAGTTTCGAGGCGCGTTTCAAGCGCCACTGGCTCGCAGGCATGCGGGCGAAGCTGGGCTTGTTCACGGCGGAGAGCGATGACACGGCGTTGATTCAATCGCTGCTTGAATGGATGCAGGAAACGAAGGCGGATTTCACGAACACCTTCCGTGATCTGACGAATGGCCGCCTGGAGCCACTGGAATGGCATCAGCGGTGGTCCGAACGGCTCAAGCGGCAGCCACAATCGGCCAGTGATGTGACTGATCTGATGCGTCGGCACAATCCCGCCTTCATTCCCCGCAATCACAAAGTCGAGGAAGCGCTGGCCGCCGCCTCGGAGCATGGCGATCTGAATCCTATGCAGCGTTTGTTGACGGTGCTGGCCGATCCCTATGATCACACCCAGGATTTGCCTGAGTTCAGTGAGCCTGCGGATTCGACCGGGTATCAGACGTTCTGCGGGACATGA
- a CDS encoding metal ABC transporter permease → MPLPTITDFLAEPIAKRALLACLMIGFSNGFVSAFVVLRKSALKIGTISHSLLPGLAVAVLIAGLSQWSALIGAIFAALIVGLGSIFLSRTSRLDQDTAMGVLYTTAFAAGLLILKNLDVRQKLDEWLFGSIIGMADSDLWIAFGISAIAVITLTALQRPLLIYLFEPNIAASLGVPVRLLNYATFAVTILVLVSSLQAVGCILSVGLMVAPAATIYLLTNNARTLFWGGGILGAVGSVIAFFLSYPLGWSVSATIIVVLGTFFLLAYIFSPKYGLFSKRRGVA, encoded by the coding sequence ATGCCGCTGCCCACGATCACCGACTTCCTCGCCGAACCCATCGCCAAACGCGCCCTGCTCGCGTGTTTGATGATCGGTTTCTCCAACGGCTTTGTCAGTGCCTTCGTCGTGCTGCGCAAATCCGCGCTCAAGATCGGCACCATCTCGCATTCCTTGCTGCCAGGACTCGCCGTGGCCGTGTTGATCGCCGGCCTCTCGCAATGGAGCGCTCTTATTGGTGCCATCTTCGCCGCGCTCATCGTCGGGCTCGGCTCCATCTTCCTTTCCCGCACTTCCCGGCTCGATCAAGACACCGCCATGGGCGTGCTTTACACCACTGCCTTCGCCGCCGGCCTGCTGATCCTCAAAAATCTCGATGTGCGCCAGAAGCTTGATGAATGGCTCTTTGGCAGCATCATCGGCATGGCCGACTCCGACCTGTGGATCGCCTTCGGCATCAGCGCCATCGCCGTCATCACCCTCACCGCCTTGCAGCGCCCGCTGCTCATCTACCTGTTCGAGCCGAACATCGCCGCCAGCCTCGGCGTGCCCGTGCGTTTGCTAAACTACGCCACCTTCGCCGTCACCATCCTCGTGCTCGTGTCCTCGTTGCAAGCCGTCGGCTGCATCCTCAGTGTCGGCCTCATGGTCGCTCCCGCCGCCACGATTTATCTCCTGACTAACAACGCCCGCACCCTGTTCTGGGGCGGCGGGATTTTGGGTGCTGTCGGCTCCGTGATCGCTTTTTTCCTCTCGTATCCGCTCGGCTGGAGCGTCAGCGCCACCATCATCGTCGTCCTCGGCACCTTTTTCCTCCTCGCTTACATTTTCAGTCCGAAATACGGACTGTTCAGCAAACGAAGAGGCGTGGCATAG
- a CDS encoding DUF1080 domain-containing protein, giving the protein MKTRFLFAALALAISIPAFAEEWVSLFDGKTMTGWKNPYEWGQIEVVNGEIHLTGEKKFFVVTEKTYGDFIFEGDILLPEGQANSGFMFRAHVEKNKVFGYQAEVDGDAKRKWSGGLYDEGRRMWFASPIKGNKESEDAFRARAGDAFKRNDWNTYRIECRGKHLKIFVNGVLTTDVEDEVDASGMIAIQHHGEKGQTYKFRNLRIQEVK; this is encoded by the coding sequence ATGAAAACCCGCTTTCTCTTCGCCGCTCTCGCCCTTGCTATCTCGATTCCTGCCTTTGCGGAGGAATGGGTGTCGTTGTTCGATGGCAAAACGATGACCGGCTGGAAGAATCCGTATGAATGGGGCCAGATCGAAGTCGTGAACGGCGAGATTCACCTCACGGGCGAGAAGAAGTTCTTCGTCGTGACCGAGAAGACTTATGGCGACTTCATCTTTGAGGGCGACATCCTGCTGCCGGAAGGCCAGGCGAACAGCGGCTTCATGTTTCGGGCGCATGTCGAAAAGAACAAGGTCTTCGGCTACCAAGCCGAGGTGGACGGCGATGCGAAGCGCAAGTGGAGCGGCGGTTTGTATGATGAAGGCCGCCGCATGTGGTTCGCCAGCCCGATCAAGGGTAACAAAGAGAGTGAAGATGCCTTTCGCGCTCGTGCGGGCGATGCGTTCAAGCGCAACGACTGGAACACCTACCGCATCGAATGCCGTGGCAAGCATCTCAAGATTTTCGTCAACGGCGTGCTGACGACTGACGTGGAAGACGAAGTCGATGCCAGCGGCATGATCGCCATCCAGCATCACGGTGAGAAGGGGCAGACCTACAAGTTCCGGAATCTGCGGATTCAGGAAGTGAAGTAG